From Syngnathus typhle isolate RoL2023-S1 ecotype Sweden linkage group LG13, RoL_Styp_1.0, whole genome shotgun sequence, a single genomic window includes:
- the admp gene encoding anti-dorsalizing morphogenic protein, whose amino-acid sequence MLALVLLVALPCTMVRARPSLNYLEEPYATEPTQAGSEEVRSDAIKRLLEVFGMDDPPVAVTHRRKQPPQYMLDLYNTVADVDGVTKDPYLLEGNTVRSFFDKLRSEQVEFRFNLSTVARTEKILTAELHLFKLRPQATLVFNRHHFCQVSVYQLLDTSKSNNTQEKKLLSSRLIPIHSNGWEVFTITQAVRSWTADKGSNLGLHVVVRTLGGSQMDLKLIRFASGRNHHQSKQPMLVLFTDDGRRRSTTLESADPDNAQDTAILPQSHMASHESPRSARSLDQAWEEEGASLPCRRLPLYVDFEEIGWSGWIVSPRGYNAYHCKGSCPFPLGQNMKPTNHATVQSIINALKLIKSIDTPCCVPDKLYSINLLYFDDDENVVLKQYNDMVAGSCGCH is encoded by the exons CCAGGCCGGGTCGGAGGAGGTCCGCTCGGACGCCATCAAGCGACTTCTGGAGGTGTTCGGTATGGACGACCCGCCCGTAGCCGTCACACACCGACGCAAGCAGCCGCCGCAATACATGCTGGACCTGTACAACACCGTGGCCGACGTGGACGGCGTGACCAAGGACCCCTATCTGCTCGAAGGCAACACAGTACGGAGCTTCTTTGACAAAC TTCGCAGCGAACAGGTGGAGTTCCGATTCAACCTGTCCACTGTCGCCAGGACAGAGAAGATCCTCACAGCTGAGCTCCACCTTTTCAAGCTGCGACCTCAGGCTACGTTGGTGTTCAACAGGCATCACTTCTGCCAG GTTAGCGTCTACCAACTGCTGGACACCTCCAAAAGCAACAACACGCAAGAGAAGAAGCTGCTATCTTCTCGACTCATCCCAATCCACTCCAACGGTTGGGAGGTGTTTACAATCACTCAAGCT GTCCGCTCGTGGACGGCGGACAAGGGAAGCAACCTGGGGCTCCACGTGGTGGTGCGGACTCTGGGGGGAAGCCAGATGGACCTGAAGCTGATTCGCTTTGCATCGGGACGCAACCACCACCAGAGTAAACAGCCCATGCTCGTGCTGTTCACAGACGACGGACGACGGCGGTCCACCACTCTGGAGAGCGCAG ATCCAGACAATGCTCAAGATACGGCCATTTTACCCCAATCCCACATGGCCTCCCACGAATCCCCTCGCAGTGCCCGTTCCTTGGACCAGGCATGGGAGGAGGAGGGCGCGTCCTTACCGTGCCGGCGCCTGCCGCTCTACGTGGACTTTGAGGAGATTGGCTGGTCGGGCTGGATCGTGTCGCCGCGGGGCTACAACGCCTACCACTGCAAGGGCTCGTGTCCCTTCCCGTTGGGCCAGAACATGAAGCCCACCAACCACGCCACCGTGCAGTCCATCATCAACGCCCTGAAGCTGATCAAGAGCATCGATACGCCGTGCTGCGTGCCCGACAAGCTCTACTCCATCAACCTGCTCTACTTTGACGACGACGAGAATGTGGTGCTCAAGCAGTACAACGACATGGTGGCGGGGAGCTGTGGCTGCCACTGA